Proteins from a single region of Cystobacter fuscus DSM 2262:
- a CDS encoding TIGR00730 family Rossman fold protein gives MTKSVCVFCGSAPGVHEVHLSTASALGALLADRQLQLVYGGARVGMMGAVADAALARGGRVVGVMPRGLERYEVAHRGLSELVWTEDLHERKRQMAERSDAFVVLPGGFGTLEEALEVISWKQMRMMDKPIVLLDIRGFFQPLVALAEAVAREGFAHARVETLFTVTSRLEEVLPALGLGDGE, from the coding sequence ATGACGAAATCCGTTTGTGTCTTCTGTGGCTCCGCGCCAGGTGTGCATGAAGTGCACCTGAGCACGGCCTCCGCCCTGGGTGCCCTCCTGGCGGATCGGCAATTGCAATTGGTCTACGGAGGCGCCCGCGTGGGAATGATGGGCGCGGTCGCGGACGCGGCGCTGGCCCGGGGGGGGCGGGTCGTCGGGGTGATGCCCCGGGGACTGGAGCGCTACGAGGTGGCCCACCGGGGCTTGAGCGAGCTCGTCTGGACGGAGGATCTCCACGAGCGCAAGCGCCAGATGGCGGAGCGCTCGGATGCCTTCGTGGTGCTGCCGGGGGGCTTTGGCACCCTGGAGGAGGCGCTCGAGGTCATCAGCTGGAAACAGATGCGGATGATGGACAAGCCCATCGTGCTGCTGGACATCCGGGGCTTCTTCCAGCCCCTGGTGGCCCTGGCCGAGGCGGTGGCGCGCGAGGGCTTCGCGCACGCGCGCGTCGAGACGCTGTTCACGGTGACGTCCCGGCTGGAGGAAGTCCTCCCCGCGCTCGGGTTGGGAGACGGCGAATGA